Proteins from a single region of Harmonia axyridis chromosome 4, icHarAxyr1.1, whole genome shotgun sequence:
- the LOC123677456 gene encoding uncharacterized protein LOC123677456 isoform X2 has protein sequence MQVKSAMPAIDNRPPNSRQHVRIKSKKYLMEKNQMDKIQRHNFLLLQKLNDIKKKCRVDHYWSSPLPQMVKNKVALYDICIPDIIDYEVLDENDEEMEEIERRLRELGIRKANCNACSPKTIKELKVSEERIPWDEEKEMVLRRERSKSLPIQKIHVPNSKKTNRDKSPFRRIKSCVSGDLDRNKQNTVQPKRNNLISSLPQKLVLTRGSLKLSVNFPVDTHVTFQDGNHNKLISGGFCQCKKNEMLNIENS, from the exons ATGCAG GTAAAATCTGCAATGCCAGCTATAGACAACAGGCCACCAAATTCTAGACAACATGTACGTATCAAGTCTAAAAAATATCTCATGGAGAAGAATCAAATGGATAAAATACAAAGACACAACTTTCTATTACTACAAAAACTGAACgatattaagaaaaaatgtaGAGTTGATCATTACTGGAGTAGTCCCTTACCACA GATGGTCAAGAATAAAGTAGCTCTATATGATATTTGTATACCAGATATCATAGATTATGAAGTACTTGATGAAAACGATGAAGAAATGGAAGAAATTGAAAGACGTCTAAGAGAATTAGGCATTAGAAAAGCAAATTGCAATGCTTGTAGTCCCAAAACAATAAAAGAACTAAAG gtcTCTGAAGAACGAATACCTTGGGATGAAGAAAAGGAAATGGTGTTGAGAAGAGAACGATCTAAGTCATTACCTATCCAAAAAATTCATGTACCAAACTCAAAGAAAACAAATCGAGATAAATCACCTTTCCGAAGAATAAAATCTTGTGTTTCTGGAGATTTAGATAGAAATAAGCAAAATACAGTTCAACCAAAGAGAAATAACTTGATATCCTCTTTGCCTCAAAAACTTGTGTTGACCAGAGGCTCCCTGAAGCTTTCAGTAAATTTTCCTGTGGATACCCATGTGACTTTTCAGGATGGCAATCATAATAAACTAATCAGCGGAGGCTTTTGTCAGTGTAAAAAGAATGAAATGTTGAATATTGAGAACTCTTGA
- the LOC123677456 gene encoding uncharacterized protein LOC123677456 isoform X1, with protein MISRKDKILNKPYEERKYENHRRKVKSAMPAIDNRPPNSRQHVRIKSKKYLMEKNQMDKIQRHNFLLLQKLNDIKKKCRVDHYWSSPLPQMVKNKVALYDICIPDIIDYEVLDENDEEMEEIERRLRELGIRKANCNACSPKTIKELKVSEERIPWDEEKEMVLRRERSKSLPIQKIHVPNSKKTNRDKSPFRRIKSCVSGDLDRNKQNTVQPKRNNLISSLPQKLVLTRGSLKLSVNFPVDTHVTFQDGNHNKLISGGFCQCKKNEMLNIENS; from the exons ATGATTTCAAGgaaagataaaattttgaacaagCCTTATGAGGAAAGGAAATATGAGAATCACCGAAGAAAA GTAAAATCTGCAATGCCAGCTATAGACAACAGGCCACCAAATTCTAGACAACATGTACGTATCAAGTCTAAAAAATATCTCATGGAGAAGAATCAAATGGATAAAATACAAAGACACAACTTTCTATTACTACAAAAACTGAACgatattaagaaaaaatgtaGAGTTGATCATTACTGGAGTAGTCCCTTACCACA GATGGTCAAGAATAAAGTAGCTCTATATGATATTTGTATACCAGATATCATAGATTATGAAGTACTTGATGAAAACGATGAAGAAATGGAAGAAATTGAAAGACGTCTAAGAGAATTAGGCATTAGAAAAGCAAATTGCAATGCTTGTAGTCCCAAAACAATAAAAGAACTAAAG gtcTCTGAAGAACGAATACCTTGGGATGAAGAAAAGGAAATGGTGTTGAGAAGAGAACGATCTAAGTCATTACCTATCCAAAAAATTCATGTACCAAACTCAAAGAAAACAAATCGAGATAAATCACCTTTCCGAAGAATAAAATCTTGTGTTTCTGGAGATTTAGATAGAAATAAGCAAAATACAGTTCAACCAAAGAGAAATAACTTGATATCCTCTTTGCCTCAAAAACTTGTGTTGACCAGAGGCTCCCTGAAGCTTTCAGTAAATTTTCCTGTGGATACCCATGTGACTTTTCAGGATGGCAATCATAATAAACTAATCAGCGGAGGCTTTTGTCAGTGTAAAAAGAATGAAATGTTGAATATTGAGAACTCTTGA